One Microbacterium trichothecenolyticum DNA window includes the following coding sequences:
- a CDS encoding type II toxin-antitoxin system VapC family toxin — translation MIYVDSCLVIYAVERDDETGDRARAALSATDTPLATSPLVMLEALVKPMRDADAEAQVRMWSAFDQFELLPVDADAYLDAALLRARHRSLRTADALHLAVARHAGCTALWTNDSRLAEASGGLAVDVIRAG, via the coding sequence GTGATCTACGTCGACAGCTGCCTCGTGATCTACGCCGTCGAGCGCGATGACGAGACGGGCGACCGCGCACGTGCCGCTCTCTCCGCGACCGATACGCCGCTCGCGACGAGTCCCCTGGTCATGCTGGAAGCCCTGGTGAAGCCGATGCGGGATGCCGACGCCGAGGCGCAGGTGCGAATGTGGAGCGCCTTCGACCAGTTCGAGCTCCTCCCCGTCGACGCGGACGCTTACCTCGACGCGGCTCTGCTGCGCGCGCGGCACCGCAGCCTCCGCACCGCGGATGCTCTGCACCTCGCCGTCGCGCGGCACGCCGGATGCACCGCGCTGTGGACGAACGATTCCCGCCTCGCCGAGGCCTCGGGTGGGCTGGCAGTAGACGTCATCCGGGCCGGATGA
- a CDS encoding MFS transporter: protein MTTTAPVPVSAAPAMRYGGLIVLMLLSFLLVTAEFLPNGVLTEMAASLGITPGQAGQTVTVTALAGLIFAPTIGLLLPRLDRRALLTGAAAAAAISSLVVAAAPGLVAILVARFLLGAAISTFWAMSITVAARLSSPERIGRAVMFTSAGLSLATVAGVPIGVALSEVLDWRIAFLLIGVVTASVGVAVRVVLPPVPAASASSLRILIDTLRRPGVSGGMVGHVLVVLGHFLAYTYVRLALERIPGVEAGAIVLLLALFGVGGLVGNVVVGVIVDRAFVRLAVVGPLVISAAIAAIVLLPSALAVVAAAVAVWGFFFSSWLIIVNTWVGHRMPDRLEAGGGLVVTGFQLAITIAAGVGGLLVDAAGVVTVDAIGIALLVVGAVLFGVSVRGASLRR from the coding sequence ATGACCACCACCGCACCGGTTCCCGTCTCCGCCGCACCCGCCATGCGGTACGGCGGCCTCATCGTTCTGATGCTGTTGAGCTTCCTGCTCGTCACCGCCGAGTTCCTGCCGAACGGCGTGCTCACCGAGATGGCGGCCTCGCTCGGGATCACCCCGGGTCAGGCCGGACAGACCGTCACCGTCACCGCGCTCGCGGGGCTGATCTTCGCCCCCACCATCGGACTGCTGCTGCCGCGTCTCGATCGCCGCGCGCTGCTCACCGGTGCCGCGGCGGCCGCCGCGATATCGAGTCTGGTCGTCGCCGCCGCTCCGGGTCTCGTCGCGATCCTCGTGGCGCGGTTCCTGCTCGGCGCCGCCATCAGCACGTTCTGGGCCATGTCGATCACGGTCGCCGCACGTCTGTCGAGCCCGGAGCGCATCGGACGGGCGGTGATGTTCACCTCGGCCGGGCTGTCGCTGGCCACCGTCGCGGGCGTTCCGATCGGCGTCGCCCTCAGCGAGGTCCTCGATTGGCGCATCGCCTTCCTGCTCATCGGTGTCGTCACCGCTTCGGTCGGCGTCGCCGTGCGCGTGGTGCTCCCGCCGGTGCCGGCGGCCTCGGCATCGAGCCTGCGGATCCTGATCGACACCCTCCGGCGGCCGGGGGTGAGCGGCGGCATGGTCGGTCACGTGCTCGTCGTGCTCGGTCACTTCCTGGCCTACACGTACGTGCGTCTCGCGCTCGAGCGCATTCCCGGGGTCGAGGCGGGCGCCATCGTGCTGCTGCTCGCGCTGTTCGGCGTCGGCGGTCTCGTCGGCAACGTCGTCGTCGGTGTGATCGTCGACCGGGCGTTCGTACGCCTCGCGGTGGTCGGCCCGCTCGTCATCTCCGCCGCGATCGCGGCGATCGTGCTGCTGCCGTCGGCCCTGGCGGTCGTCGCGGCGGCCGTCGCCGTGTGGGGCTTCTTCTTCTCGTCGTGGTTGATCATCGTGAACACCTGGGTGGGCCACCGCATGCCCGATCGTCTGGAGGCCGGCGGCGGCCTCGTCGTGACGGGGTTCCAGTTGGCGATCACGATCGCCGCGGGTGTCGGAGGGCTGCTCGTCGACGCCGCCGGCGTGGTGACGGTGGATGCCATCGGCATCGCGCTGCTCGTGGTCGGCGCCGTGCTGTTCGGTGTCTCGGTGCGGGGGGCCTCCCTCCGTCGGTGA
- a CDS encoding histone-like nucleoid-structuring protein Lsr2 — protein MARRRVTQLIDDLDGEVINNGSTVSFSVNGKAYEIDLSPRNAERLREALEPFISAARPIGNAPGTRRPRAATASHHTVADIRAWAAENGIELNPQGRIPSAVHEAFNARH, from the coding sequence GTGGCAAGAAGAAGAGTTACTCAGCTTATCGACGACCTCGACGGAGAGGTCATCAACAATGGATCGACCGTCTCATTCTCCGTCAACGGAAAAGCGTACGAGATCGACCTCTCCCCTCGAAATGCGGAGAGATTGAGAGAGGCTCTCGAGCCTTTTATCTCGGCCGCCCGCCCCATCGGGAACGCGCCGGGAACCCGTCGGCCCAGGGCCGCGACGGCATCTCATCACACCGTCGCCGACATCCGCGCCTGGGCGGCGGAGAACGGCATCGAGCTCAACCCCCAGGGGCGGATCCCGTCGGCCGTGCACGAGGCCTTCAACGCGCGACACTGA
- a CDS encoding NTP transferase domain-containing protein, translating into MVSVDAIVLAGGRGSRVGGAVKPLFEVDGTTLLRVAVGAVRARGAERVVVAAPVLDDDLDVTWVREDPPFGGPVAGIVAGLDDVDADEVYVVASDLPTLGPALAALPERVPTGLDGVCLDDGRRQWLIGRYRTAALRAAASGLPSTGRDASMRALLGGLTIAAVAVAPDLTRDIDTWDDLEAARGGAMTESRTLPPESLNDWSIALAERFGLAEGDIPISLILDLARDVANGVARPAAPLSAFVAGLVAGRAGGSSADTEAAVAAVVEMAKGWGERIDG; encoded by the coding sequence GTGGTGAGTGTCGACGCGATCGTGCTGGCCGGGGGACGCGGATCGCGTGTCGGCGGAGCCGTGAAGCCCCTGTTCGAGGTCGACGGCACGACGCTGCTGCGCGTCGCGGTCGGCGCCGTCCGTGCCCGCGGGGCCGAGCGGGTCGTCGTGGCCGCACCCGTGCTCGACGACGACCTCGACGTGACCTGGGTGCGCGAAGATCCGCCCTTCGGCGGTCCCGTCGCGGGCATCGTCGCGGGGCTCGACGACGTGGATGCCGACGAGGTCTACGTCGTCGCGAGCGACCTTCCGACGCTCGGTCCGGCGCTGGCGGCTCTGCCCGAGCGCGTCCCGACCGGGCTCGACGGGGTGTGCCTCGACGACGGTCGGCGTCAGTGGCTGATCGGCCGGTACCGGACCGCGGCGCTGCGGGCGGCGGCATCCGGTCTCCCGTCCACGGGTCGCGACGCCTCGATGCGGGCGCTGCTCGGCGGACTCACGATCGCGGCCGTCGCGGTCGCGCCCGACCTGACGCGCGACATCGACACGTGGGACGATCTAGAAGCTGCCCGAGGAGGAGCCATGACCGAGTCCCGCACCCTGCCGCCCGAGTCCCTCAACGACTGGAGCATCGCGCTGGCCGAGCGTTTCGGCCTGGCCGAGGGCGACATCCCCATTTCGTTGATCCTCGATCTGGCGCGCGATGTCGCCAACGGGGTCGCCCGGCCCGCCGCTCCGTTGAGCGCCTTCGTGGCGGGACTCGTCGCGGGCCGCGCCGGCGGCTCTTCGGCCGACACTGAGGCCGCCGTCGCCGCGGTGGTCGAGATGGCGAAGGGCTGGGGCGAGCGCATCGACGGGTAG
- a CDS encoding molybdopterin molybdotransferase MoeA, producing MSAPSVDDRMIEVAAHLATVLEAVVPIVPEMRDVAAARGRVLRHPVVAAVDVPGFDSSAMDGFAVRGLGELPATLRVVADLPAGAVDDPRLDAGEAARIMTGAPVPSDATAIVPFEDTVHGLAGGLDPVTVVAAPRGVGAHIRRRGSDVRAGDLVVADGVRLTAARVGAIAASGVGMVSVARAPRVAVVSTGSELVPPGGVLRRGQIPESNSVLLAALAEEAGAEVVLRTSVGDEGDGPRRAIVAAEAAGADVVVFSGGVSAGAYEVVKNTLGDLMRFDRVRMQPGKPQGFGRSAAGTLLFGLPGNPVSAAVSFELFVRPALRALEGDVDLGRESLRVALAADRRARPERVQYVPVRLDRRDPARWIAVPTANGTRGLGEADGLAVIPPSIDDVRAGDLVTVTRW from the coding sequence ATGTCCGCCCCGTCCGTCGACGACCGAATGATCGAGGTCGCCGCGCATCTGGCGACGGTGCTCGAGGCGGTCGTGCCGATCGTCCCCGAGATGCGCGATGTGGCGGCGGCGCGCGGGCGCGTGCTGCGGCATCCTGTCGTGGCCGCGGTCGACGTACCGGGGTTCGACAGCTCCGCCATGGACGGGTTCGCCGTGCGCGGGCTCGGCGAACTCCCCGCCACCCTTCGGGTCGTCGCCGACCTGCCGGCGGGCGCCGTGGACGATCCTCGATTGGATGCCGGCGAGGCGGCCCGCATCATGACCGGAGCGCCCGTGCCCTCTGACGCCACGGCGATCGTTCCCTTCGAGGACACGGTTCACGGTCTCGCCGGGGGTCTCGACCCGGTCACCGTCGTCGCCGCCCCCCGTGGCGTCGGCGCGCATATCCGCCGCCGCGGCTCGGATGTGCGCGCCGGCGATCTCGTCGTCGCCGACGGCGTGCGGCTCACCGCCGCGCGGGTCGGTGCGATCGCGGCATCCGGGGTGGGCATGGTCTCCGTGGCGCGCGCACCGCGAGTGGCCGTGGTCTCGACGGGCTCCGAGCTCGTCCCGCCGGGCGGAGTGCTCCGGCGCGGGCAGATCCCCGAATCGAACAGTGTGCTGCTTGCGGCGCTGGCCGAAGAGGCCGGGGCCGAGGTGGTGCTGCGCACGAGTGTGGGAGACGAGGGCGACGGACCGCGCCGGGCGATCGTCGCCGCCGAGGCGGCGGGCGCCGACGTGGTCGTGTTCTCGGGCGGGGTCAGCGCGGGCGCGTATGAAGTGGTCAAGAACACGCTCGGCGACCTCATGCGCTTCGACCGGGTGCGCATGCAGCCGGGCAAGCCGCAGGGCTTCGGGCGCAGCGCCGCCGGCACCCTGCTGTTCGGGCTGCCCGGAAACCCGGTCAGCGCGGCGGTGTCGTTCGAACTGTTCGTGCGTCCCGCGCTCCGTGCACTGGAGGGCGACGTCGACCTCGGTCGCGAGAGCCTGCGCGTGGCGCTCGCCGCGGATCGTCGAGCGCGGCCCGAGCGCGTGCAGTACGTGCCCGTGCGACTCGACCGCCGCGACCCCGCGCGCTGGATCGCCGTGCCGACAGCCAACGGAACGCGCGGCCTCGGCGAGGCCGACGGTCTCGCCGTCATTCCCCCGAGCATCGACGACGTGCGCGCGGGCGACCTCGTGACGGTGACGCGGTGGTGA
- a CDS encoding type II toxin-antitoxin system Phd/YefM family antitoxin, which translates to MMYNVLEARNNLSKLIADVESGVEVTIARRGVPVARIVPMDHRPDRPRNAFADWLEKNPLTPARARPVDEIEAIIAENRAAGA; encoded by the coding sequence ATGATGTACAACGTGCTGGAGGCGCGAAACAACCTGTCCAAGTTGATCGCCGACGTGGAGTCGGGCGTCGAGGTCACCATCGCGCGCCGTGGTGTGCCCGTGGCGAGGATCGTCCCGATGGATCACAGACCCGACCGCCCGCGGAACGCGTTCGCGGACTGGCTCGAAAAGAACCCTCTGACGCCGGCGCGGGCGAGGCCCGTCGACGAGATCGAGGCAATCATCGCCGAGAATCGAGCCGCCGGCGCGTGA
- a CDS encoding class C sortase translates to MIDTVTVRRRDLRHVRRWRMPWGTAALVVVAFVGVLCMLYPSVASWWAQYNQSRLIVDVSTVVGSTSVTAREDALSLAHDYNAALVGGALVEAGSRVPQSSGAAAPGFDYADLLRADADGVMGRLRIPTIDVDLPIYHGTSDATLQKGVGHLEGTSLPVGGADQHSVLTAHRGLAGATLFDHLDQVHVGDTFTIEVFGEVLTYRVRDSRVVRPEETQTLYPQVGEDLVTLVTCTPLGVNTHRILVTGERITPTPPEDVARAGKAPDIPGFPWWLILMGVAVVLAGFVVWTAGYSRARSEVADEPIL, encoded by the coding sequence ATGATCGACACGGTGACGGTTCGCCGTCGCGACCTGCGACACGTTCGCCGGTGGCGGATGCCATGGGGCACCGCCGCACTGGTGGTCGTCGCCTTCGTGGGTGTGCTGTGCATGCTGTATCCCTCCGTCGCGAGCTGGTGGGCGCAGTACAACCAGTCGCGTCTCATCGTCGACGTCTCCACGGTCGTGGGATCGACGAGCGTGACCGCGCGCGAAGACGCCCTCTCGCTCGCCCACGACTACAACGCCGCGCTCGTCGGCGGTGCCCTCGTGGAAGCGGGCTCGCGGGTCCCCCAGAGTTCGGGAGCAGCCGCCCCGGGCTTCGACTATGCCGATCTGCTGCGTGCAGACGCCGACGGCGTGATGGGTCGGTTGCGCATCCCGACGATCGACGTCGACCTTCCGATCTATCACGGCACGAGCGATGCCACCTTGCAGAAGGGCGTCGGGCACCTGGAGGGCACGTCGCTCCCGGTCGGCGGGGCAGACCAGCACTCCGTGCTCACGGCCCACCGGGGGCTCGCGGGAGCGACCCTGTTCGATCACCTCGACCAGGTGCACGTCGGCGACACCTTCACCATCGAGGTCTTCGGCGAGGTGCTCACCTATCGCGTGCGGGACTCGCGCGTGGTCCGCCCGGAAGAGACGCAGACCCTGTACCCGCAGGTCGGTGAGGATCTGGTGACCCTCGTCACCTGTACTCCGCTGGGGGTGAACACTCATCGCATCCTCGTCACGGGGGAGCGAATCACCCCCACGCCGCCCGAGGACGTCGCGCGCGCGGGAAAAGCGCCGGACATTCCAGGATTCCCCTGGTGGCTCATTTTGATGGGTGTGGCCGTCGTGCTCGCGGGATTCGTCGTGTGGACCGCTGGGTATTCACGTGCGCGTTCGGAGGTGGCCGACGAGCCGATTCTGTAA